The following are encoded in a window of Candidatus Neomarinimicrobiota bacterium genomic DNA:
- a CDS encoding DUF5683 domain-containing protein yields MRRIYCIILIPLVIAGSEPADSLDVAKSPRKAILYSTLPGGGQIYNGKYLKAAIIFGAEVYVVSQFILNRSYYHDWEEGKYELPKYRYRQLRNKYAWWIGFIYIYGLLDALVDSHLSSWNPVEFEGLDDEKEIEEQTEGN; encoded by the coding sequence GTGAGACGAATCTACTGCATTATTCTAATTCCCCTTGTAATCGCTGGGTCTGAACCTGCCGACAGTCTTGATGTGGCAAAATCCCCTCGGAAAGCAATTCTCTATTCCACTCTACCCGGCGGCGGGCAGATCTACAATGGTAAATATCTTAAGGCAGCGATCATCTTTGGTGCTGAGGTCTATGTAGTGTCTCAATTCATCCTGAACCGGTCTTACTATCACGACTGGGAAGAGGGGAAGTATGAGCTTCCGAAATATCGTTATCGCCAGCTGAGAAACAAGTATGCATGGTGGATCGGCTTCATCTATATTTACGGTCTACTGGATGCGCTCGTTGACAGTCACTTGTCATCGTGGAATCCGGTGGAGTTTGAGGGACTTGATGATGAAAAAGAAATAGAAGAGCAAACTGAAGGAAACTAA